A region of the Prevotella melaninogenica genome:
CCAATCTCAGGAATTACATACGACAGTGCCTCCAACACTTGACCGCGTGTAGCACCCTCGCGAAGTGCAATGAAAATAGTATCATCACCCGCAATAGAGCCTAATATATAAGGTGAATCAGAGTTATCAATATCGTATGCAAGTGCACTGGCATAACCCGGGCGCGTCTTGACAATAGCCAATTGCCCTGATATGTTCACCGATACATAACCACTTCGCTGCAACATTTCCGTTGCTTTACGTGGTGTCGTCACACGACGATACATTGTCTCATTTGGCAGAACATATACATATTTTCCATTCATAGAAGCAGCCTTTGCTACTTTCAACTGCTTGAGATCACGACTCAATGTTGCCTGAGTCAATTTGAAGCCTTCTTTCTCTAATACCTTCAAAACTTCTTCCTGGGAACTAAGTTCCATACTTGAAATCAACATCTTCAATGCTTCAAGTCTACTGTTTTTTACCTTCATAACCGTATATATATTCTGATTCGCTTGCAAAAGTATGCAAAATCTTTTGTTTATGCAAATAAAAATGCAGATAAATACAAGAAATAGCATTATTATACCACATCTTATGCATAAATTAAAAAGAAAGTAAACAAGAGTCTACACGAATAGAGTATTATAAAATTAATAAAAAATAGACATCATATTTGTCAGTCTACAATCTTTCTATTATATTTGTAACTAAATGGCATAGCATTTGCATAACAAGAGATATAAGGCAGTTATGCCACAGAGTCGACTGCACGTCGGCAACAGAGAAAAGAAAACAAACAAAAAAAGATTATGAATATGAATTTTGACAATTTCACAAACGTGACAAGCAGCCAGGAGCGCGACTTAGAAATGTCACGTGTATTTCCATCATTGATGCGTAAGGTATATGTGTGGATGGCTATGGCACTTGCCATCACTGGTGTTATAGCTTATGGAGCAGGAAACTCTCCAGCCCTCATCCAACTCCTCTATATGGGACGCGGTCCACTACTCGTGGCAGGCTTAGTAGAAGTAGGTATCGTATGGTATCTCTCTTCACGCATCCAGAAACTATCACTCGTTGCAGCAACAGTATGGTTTATCGTCTTTGCTGCCATCAATGGATTTACCTTAGGATGGATTTTTGCAGCCTTCTCGTCAGCAGCTATTGCTAAAACCTTCTTTGTTACTGCAGGAACCTTCGGTGCTATGGCATTGATTGGTTCAACAACTAAGAAGGATTTAACCAAGATGGGCGGTATTCTTTTCATGGCACTGATTGGTCTTATCATCGCAGGAATTGTGAACATCTTCCTGAAGAGCGCAATGTTCGACTTCATCGTGAGTGGTATCGGTGTTCTTGTCTTCACAGGTCTTACAGCTTGGGATGCACAGAAGATTAAGCAAAACCTATTGATGGCACCTGACGCTGGTGAAGGAGCACAGAAGATTGCACTTCTCGGTTCATTGAGCCTTTACCTCGACTTTATCAACCTCTTCCTTTATCTCCTCCGTTTCCTCGGAAACAGCCGAGACTAAACAAAGGAAGAATCAAACATATAAGGACAGCCTTTTTAGGTTGTCCTTTTTTTATTTATAGATATACAAGAAGGAAGACAGAGTTTATATCTTCCTCCCGAAAGGACACAAAGTACGCATTTATCTTTATTTACGGAAAGCTAAAAATTACTATCTTTTATATATATTGTAAACAAAGACTAATTTACTTATCCTATAATCCTAAAACATCACCCTCTATTACTACTTTTAAAACAAAACGCAGGCTAACTATCAAAAAGAAAGAAAACACTCCTATCAATCACCCCAAAAAAGGTTTTGAGGTGGCAGAAAGCACAAACAATCCTTGAATAATTAAAAAATTATATATAAATTTGCATATCAAAAGGAATCATTAATTAAACAATTCGTATGAAAAAAACTATCTTTGGCGCATGTCTTAGCGCCTTCCTCCTATTGGGAGCAACGCCAATGCAGGCACAATTCAATATTGGTAAAGCTGCAGGAGGTGCAACAAAAGTTCTTAAAGCAGCCACACTGACAGATGCTGATATGGCAAAATACGTAAAAGAGTATGTTGCATGGATGGATGAACATAATCATGTTTGTGATGCCAAGAGCCCATACACAAAGCGTCTGAACAGACTTACACAAGGTTTGAACGAGGTTGAAGGTATTCCTTTGAACTTCAAAGTATATTATGTTACTGACGTAAACGCTTTCGCTTGCCCTGATGGTAGCGTACGCGTATTCTCTTCATTGATGGACGTAATGACAGACGAAGAGTTGCTGGGTGTTATCGGTCATGAGATTGGTCACGTTGCACACAAGGACTCTAAGAAGGGTTTCCGCACCGCATTGCTGACCTCAGCTTTGAAGGATGGAATCGCTTCAACCAATGGAGCAGCTGCAGCATTAAGCGAGTCACAGCTTGGTAGCCTCGGTGAGTCACTGCTCAATGCGACTTACTCACAGAAACAGGAGAGCAAGGCTGATGCCTATGGCTATGAGTTCCTCAAGAAGAATGGTAAGAATCCTTGGGCTATTGCACTCTCTTTCGAGAAGTTGAAGAAGTTGGAAGAGGACGCTGGCGTAAAGAAGGACAGTAAGTGGCAGCGCATGTTCTCGTCACACCCTGACCTCGACAAGCGTATCAAGACAATGGGTAAGCGTGCAGAGAAGGATGGCTTCGCTCGTCCAGAGAATAAGATGCCTGAAAAGATTGTATATGAAGAGCCTACAACAACAAAGCAGGGTTCTAACACTCAGACTTCAACTCGCAAGTCTTCTGGCAACCGCACTGTTGGTAAGAAGCCAGCTGGTAAGCGCCCAGTAGGCAAGCGTCCTGCACCTCGCAAGAGATAAGAAGAGTAGATTCTTTCTGAGTCTACGACTAATAGACATATAAAGAGAGAGGGTATCAGATGTGCCATAGTCCTTACGACTGGCTTTCTGATACCCTCTCTTCTTTTTTATCTTTCAGAAAAAGACTTATTCAGTCTGTTTACTTAAATTGATTCTCAACAATCTCGCTTAAAACT
Encoded here:
- a CDS encoding arginine repressor, which translates into the protein MKVKNSRLEALKMLISSMELSSQEEVLKVLEKEGFKLTQATLSRDLKQLKVAKAASMNGKYVYVLPNETMYRRVTTPRKATEMLQRSGYVSVNISGQLAIVKTRPGYASALAYDIDNSDSPYILGSIAGDDTIFIALREGATRGQVLEALSYVIPEIG
- a CDS encoding Bax inhibitor-1 family protein: MNMNFDNFTNVTSSQERDLEMSRVFPSLMRKVYVWMAMALAITGVIAYGAGNSPALIQLLYMGRGPLLVAGLVEVGIVWYLSSRIQKLSLVAATVWFIVFAAINGFTLGWIFAAFSSAAIAKTFFVTAGTFGAMALIGSTTKKDLTKMGGILFMALIGLIIAGIVNIFLKSAMFDFIVSGIGVLVFTGLTAWDAQKIKQNLLMAPDAGEGAQKIALLGSLSLYLDFINLFLYLLRFLGNSRD
- a CDS encoding M48 family metallopeptidase, whose amino-acid sequence is MKKTIFGACLSAFLLLGATPMQAQFNIGKAAGGATKVLKAATLTDADMAKYVKEYVAWMDEHNHVCDAKSPYTKRLNRLTQGLNEVEGIPLNFKVYYVTDVNAFACPDGSVRVFSSLMDVMTDEELLGVIGHEIGHVAHKDSKKGFRTALLTSALKDGIASTNGAAAALSESQLGSLGESLLNATYSQKQESKADAYGYEFLKKNGKNPWAIALSFEKLKKLEEDAGVKKDSKWQRMFSSHPDLDKRIKTMGKRAEKDGFARPENKMPEKIVYEEPTTTKQGSNTQTSTRKSSGNRTVGKKPAGKRPVGKRPAPRKR